In Thermodesulfovibrionales bacterium, the genomic stretch GTTATAGATGCTGTCAGAATCTTGGAAGATGATGGTAGATTCAATGCCGGTACGGGCTCTGTTGTCAGGATTGATGGAAAGACCATCGAGATGGATGCTGCAATAATGGACTCCACTGGAAGGATTGCAATGGTAATAGCTGTCAGAGATGTGAAGAATCCTGTGCTTTTAGCTCAGGCAATATTAAATACACCACATGTTGCCATGGCCGGTGAAGGAGCAACCTTGCTTGCCAGAAAATATGGAATAGAGCCTCATCCCGGTCCTTCAGAAAGAGCATTAGAAAATTATGAAAGGATCAAAAAACTTCTATCAGAGAAAAGAGCCGAAGAAATAAATCCTTTATGGAAAGGTTTTGAAATCTTTACTGATACGGTTGGTGCTGTGGCGATGGACATTAATGGCATCTTTGCAGTTGCTTCATCTACTGGCGGAGCCTCACCGATGCTTGTTGGAAGGGTTGGTGATACACCGATAGTTGGATGCGGCTTTTATGCCGGAAGCATGGGTGCCATTGCTGTAACAGGGATTGGTGAGGAAATAATAAAAAGGATGGTGGCAAAAAAAATCTATGAGATGATCGAAAGTGGGATGGATGCAGAAAAGGCTGTTGAGAAAATAATTGCATCCTTTCCTCCAGAAATTCCGGCAGGAATTATTGTTATAACAAAAGACTCGGCCATAGCCATTTCAAATAGAAAAATGGCCTGGGCTCATATGTTTGAATAAAAAGTCAGAAACCACAAGCTCTGCAAGTTCCGTATCATCATAAATATAAAGTACATTGCCTTTAAACCCGTGAAAAAGGAAAGGATTACCAAAGGATATTATAAGACCTGCCTTTTCAGCTAAAAATCTCAGAATATGCCTGAAATCCTTGAATGTTTTTTTGAAGGCACGTGGTCTTGAAAAAACAGCAAGTATAATACCGTTCCTGTAAGGTATATCCTCCGCATCTTCTCTGGAATTTATAAAGAAAACCTTTTGAGGGTCAAACATCCTTGCCAGAATGACTCCCCTCAGGGTATCAGATATATCATCAGTAATAATTACAAGAGAAGGGTCATTAATTGAGGGTATATCTCCAGAAATTGTTAATGCCCTTTCGTATATCTTTCTTGCTGCCAGTCTTGCGCCTTCAAAATCGGGCAAAAGATTATCACATCCTGACAGAGATCGATAAACCCCTTCAAGCCTTTTATTGTCAGAAACCAGAATCCTCTCAGCAACACCTTGATGGTCTTCAGGATGAAGGAGAAGATCGACACCTGCTGCCATAGCGAGCTCAGAGGCATGAATTTCACCGTATTTAGAAAGAGCACCCATGTTCATAGCATCAGTGATAATAAGTCCATCAAACCCCGTATCTCTTAAGAACCTTACATTTTTTTCTGAAAGAGAAGCAGGTCTTTCGGGATCAATTCCTGTTGTAAGTATATGTCCCATCATTATCATGTTAACACCTGCATCAATTGCCCTTCTAAAGGGTAAGAGTTCAAAGGAGATTAATTCATCAATGGATTTTCTTATTACAGGCAGCTCATGATGAGAATCAATGCTAGTATCTCCATGACCTGGAAAATGTTTTGCACAGCTCAGAACTCCTTCTGCTTTAAAGACTTTAATCATCAATGAGCCGAGTATTGAAACAATCTCAGGATCTTCCCCAAAGGAACGAATAGAAATAATGGGATTTAAAGGATTGCTCTGAATATCTAAAACAGGTGCCAGTATTGTATTGATACCCGCATAGAGTGCCTCTCTTGCCATATGCCTGAAGGCATTTTCAATAAGGTTAATTGAGGATGGATCATTCTTATAGGCATATCCCATAGCCATGGCTGAGGGGAAGATAGAACCTCCCTTCACCTGTTGACCGAGTCCCTGTTCAAGATCTGAACATATTATCAGAGGATTTTCTGAAAGCCCCTGAAGATATATCAACCCCTTCCTGAGTTCTTCAAGTTCTCCACCAAAGACTATAAAACCGCCTATGCCCTTTTTCACAAGGTCTGAAAAAAAATCTGGTTCCTCAGCAAGCCTACTTCCATCCAGCCTTACTATTAGTCGTGAATAGGTATTCTTCATACTTCTCTGCACGGGTAATGAGTTTTACTAAAAATTTTTCAATCTTTTCTGCCTTTCTGATACTCTGGTATAATTAATTAGCGCCTGTAGCTCAGTGGATTAGAGCATCGGCCTCCGGAGCCGAGGGTCGGAGGTTCAAATCCTCTCAGGCGCGCTTATAAGCTTTTTATAAAGAATCTGATCAATCTTATCCAGGATTTGCTTAAATTTGCCTCCATAACTCTTGGAATTGCCAAAAAGCTCAACTCTAAGAGTCTTTATATCAGGATTATCTGAATGCTCATAGGTTATCATACCTTTTTGCATATCTGTTCTTTCAAGCATAAGAAGAAGAAGGGCCTTTTCTTTAAAAAGAGTGAAGTCCTTTAGTAGTAAGTCCTGCTGTTGTAGAGTTTCCTGTTCTGTTAATGCAGTAAGCTCCTTTGTCATTATATAGAGGGTACAGTACTCAAGACCCCTTACGCCACGCCTCCATTGTAGAAGCATTGGTGTTCTCCAGAACCAGAGGAAATTTCTTAAACCAAAATCAATTATACTTGAGGAGCAGTCATGCAGAGTTTGAAAGTAATGGTTCTTTGAAGATTGTACGGATTCCTGATGAATGAAACATGTAGGATTATACTCTATCCTGCTATGCTCTGTATCTCCCAGATATTCCCAGATATTTTTTAACACCACTGCTCCATTTTCATCTCCAGGTGTATCAAAGTGAATAAGGGATAACAAAACTCTTCCATCTCCGTACCTTCCCTCAACAACTGCAGGCTCGCCTTTGAGCCTTTCTGGATTGAGATTGATTCCATAAAAATTCTCAAATTCTTCCCAGCTACCCTTTTCCATCACATCACCCACATTAAGATCTGAACTGAAGGCATCTGGAAGGGCATTTCCAAAGGTGGCGACTACATTTATATCTTTATCATTAACTACAAACTGTGAGGGCCACCAGGCGTAAAATATCCGTGAAGGATCAGCGTCACATGAATCCTGAATTCTGCATTTCGAATCAATATTACTGTCTAAACCTTTCCATATGTAATGATTTTCTATATTTAACTCAATCCTTCCACTGAAGCTCGGGACCCTCTGCTTTGTTGGCTTTCTTTCAATATTTAAGAGCCCTACACCCTCTATTGTGGCAAGGCCTGCTCCCCCGCAGATTCCAAAATAGTTGCCTCCCCTAAGGACAAATCTCCTTATTTCTTCTATGCCCTCAATTCCAAGAGACCTTAATTTATTTGAAGCCCATCCTCCAGGTACAAAAAGCATCCTGTAATTTTTCAGACAACCCTTTCTTATATCCTCAGAGCGGATAAGTTCAAAGGAAAGTCCTAGGGCTTTTAATGTCTTATATGCCATGAGCCCCCATAAAAAGGACTCATCCCAGAGAAAGGCTACATTAGACAAGGTCTAACCTGAATCCGTTTAGCTACAGAGGTGTTAATTAAAACCCTTTTATCTTTCACTATGTTTTATAATTAGCTAATCTTTTCTATCCTTTTCTATGAAGATATTACTATCACTGATTAAGCTCAGCAACAATTATACCATATTGAATGTAAATTTTATTCATCTTCTGTGTATTTTGGGTAATGTAAAATTTTCTGTGTAAAATTGATACAGTAAAGAAAAAAGATTGCAAAAAATAGGGATTGTCCCTATTTTTACATTACACTGTGTATTTCCTTTCATATCCCCTCGGTGTGATGAGCCAGTTATTCCATATATAGGTCTTAGAGTTTCCGATTATCACTGTTGTCTCCATATCTATCTCATGAACTGGCATATGTTTTAAATCAGTAAGCACAATACGCTCATTCTTTCTCATAGCGCCTTTAACAATTCCAACAGGTGTCTCAGGAGCCCTGTATTTTAAAAATATATCCCTTGCCCTGTTTATATGTTCAGGTCTTCCCTTACTTCTTGGATTGAAGAGTACTGTTACAAAATCACCCTGAGCAGCAAGCTCGAGCCTCTTTTCTATTAATGACCATTCAGTAAGTCTGTCAGAAAGGCTTATGCATACAAAATCATGCATCAATGGCGCACCGAGCCTTGCGGCACAGGCATTCAGGGCAGATATGCCAGGAATGATCTCTATAGATAGATAAGAGTTATGGGTGATTAATGATGGATTTTTATCTTTTGGCCCCTTATGCATTAGAGATAATTCATGTTTTCTGATCATCTCAAGAACCAAACCAGCCATGCCATAGATACCAGGGTCACCACCGCTTATTACAGATACAGTCCTGCCAGACAGCGCAAGATCCACAGCCATCCTTGCACGTTCTATCTCCTTGGTCATACCTGTTGATATTATCTCCTTATCTTTAACCAAATCCTTAATAAGTTCAATATAAGTGGTATAACCAATAATCACATCAGAGACCCTTAGGGCTTCAATAGCTTTAGGTATTATATAACCAGCATCACCTGGCCCTGTGCCAATAATGTATATCTTTTTAGAGTACTTATTTTCATCCTCAATTACTTTATGGAATTTTTTTTCTGCTATGGCAATCGTCACATTGCCAATCTTTTGCTTTCTGACAGATAAGCCATCTGACCCAGAAGCAAGCAATGCAGCTGGCTCGGCTACAGCCATTGCACCTGTTGCCTTAAAAACACTATCTGAAAGGGGAAACTTTGAGTGCTCTCCTTTAATTATGGAATTAAGTTCATCTGCAGTGTAAGGAATGATTTTAAAGTTGTATTTTCTTGCAAACTCAGTAAGTCCTGGTTCCTCAGTCTTTCTATCAATTGTAGCTATAGAATGGATTGAGAGGAAAGAGAATCCATGGTCATCAAGGACCTTTCTCAGCGCCTTTTCTATCTCCTCCTCTGATGTACCACTGTTACAGCCAATACCTACAAAAAGATTTTTTGGCCTAAGTATGAGTCTTGAATCATTAAACATGAATCTTAAATCTTTATTTGTAATTACTACATCTGCAGAGTGAGGTTCTGAAACCCTTATAAAATCAGAGGGCAACTCCATATCTCCTTCAGAATAGACATTTAAAAATCCCCTGTCTATTAATCTCGTGGCAACCTGAGGAAGCTTATCTTCATTTTCAATGACAAGCTCATGTTTTTTTATCCAGATATCTAAAGGTGTAAGGTTATTTATATCTGATGAAGTTGTAATCACAGCTTCTCCGCCTAGAAATTCTGCAATCTTCTTGGCAAGCTCATTTGCACCGCCGAGATGACCGCTAAGGAGACTTATGGCATATTTACCTTTTTCATCAAGAACAACCACTGCAGGGTCTATCTTTTTATTATTAATAAAAGGCGCGATGGTTCTTACAACGATCCCTGTTGCCATAATAAAAATCAGTGCATCTGAGTCCTTCCACAGAGAGGGGATGATATCAGACCTGAATCTTAACAGAGAGGCATCAGGATAAAGGGCTTTGAGCCTCTCGGCAAGATTAAGACCCTGTCTGGTTAAATAAAAGATGGCAATAGTTAAATTACTGTTCTGAGTATTCAGAGGCTTACTCATTGTTCATTTGAAATTCCACACCTTATCTTAAGCCTTTTTACACTTCTCACAATAACCTTCCAGAACTACTCTGATTTTTTTTACTAAAAACCTTTTTTTTATCTCATCAGGAATTTCTAAGGAATCATATTTTTCATCATGAAAATCCATAATTGCTCCACATCCTGCACAGTAAAAATGATGATGTTGATTAATATTGGGATCAAATCTCCTTACATCTCCAGATCCCTCCACAATCTGAATTATACCTGTCTTTACAAAAGTTAAAAGTGTCCTGTTTACAGTATCAAAAGATATGTGGGGATGGCTTTTTTTAATACTGCTGTATATCGCATCTGCTGATGGATGTTTAGATGAATTTAAGACTTCTTTATATATAGCAATCCGCTGAGGTGTAATCTTCAAGCCAGAAGACTTACACCGCTGAATAAAATCATCCAGTCCTTCTTTTGCAATTGACTTTAACTTTTTCAATCTGATATACTCCTAATTAAGAATTATTACTAATTGTAGTATAACATGCTTTGCACAATGTTTGTTCAGAATTCAATATAAAACATTAATACTATTATAACAACAAAAGGAGGAACAAAAATGGAACATCAAACAAAAAAACAAAAAAGATGGATTACTGACTGGTGGCCGGAAAGACTTAATTTAAAAATTTTAAGACAGAACTGTCCTTATTCAAACCCCTATGGAGCAACTTATGATTATCCAAAGGAATTTGAAACTTTGAATCTTGAAGAGGTGAAAGAAGATTTAAAGAAGCTCATGACTACCTCTCAGGACTGGTGGCCTGCAGATTTTGGACACTATGGTCCATTATTTATCCGCCTTGCCTGGCACAGTGCAGGCAGCTACAGGATTTACGATGGCAGGGGTGGTGCTAGAACAGGTGATATTCGTTTCCCTGCAAGGGTTAACTGGCCTGATAATATGAATCTTGATAAGGCAGTCCGTCTTTTATGGCCAGTTAAACAGAAATATGGAAAAAAGCTTTCCTGGGCAGACCTTATTATTTTAGCGGGTAATGTTGCGATTGAGTCCATGGGTTGTAAAACAATCGGTTTCGGAGGAGGCAGGGAGGATTCGTGGGAGCCGGATGAAGGTGTGGACTGGGGACCTGAGCAGGAAATGTTGAGAGGAAAGGAACGATTTAAAGAAGGTAAATTAGAAAAACCCTTTGCTGCCACTGAAATGGGACTGATATATGTAAATCCTGAAGGACCTGAGGGAAATCCTGATCCAGCTGCTTCAGCCAAAGAGATAAGAGAGGCATTTAAAAGAATGGGTATGAACGATGAGGAGACAGTAGCCTTAGTAGCCGGTGGACACGCCTTTGGTAAATGTCATGGAGCCTGCTCTGATAAATATGTAGGACCTGATCCCGACTCTTCTCCAATAGAACAACAGGGACTGGGATGGAAAAATAACTATTTATCAGGAAAAGGTCCTGATACCTTTACATCTGGCTTTGAACTTGCCTGGTCCTCAACACCAACAAGGTTTGGTATTTCTTATCTTGAGTTTATATTTAATTATGAGTGGGAACTTACAAAGAGCCCTGCAGGCAAACACCAGTGGGTCGCAAAAAATGCTACTGCTATAATCCCTGATGCCCATGATCCAAACAAAAAGCATCCTCCAATGATGCTCACTACAGACCTGGCCTTCAGATTTGACCCGGAATATGCAAAAATAGCAAGAAGATTTCTTGAGAATCCAGAAGAATTTGAAAAAGCCTTTGCAAAAGCTTGGTTTAAGTTAACTCACAGAGACTTGGGACCCCGTGAGTGCTATTATGGACCTGATGTGCCTGATGAGGTTTTTATCTGGCAGGACCCCCTACCGAGAAGGGATTATGAATTAATTGATGAAAAAGATATAAATGAGCTTAAAGATAAGATCAGGAGCTCTGGTCTTTCTATCAGGGAACTCATTTATACTGCCTGGTCATCTGCAAGCACCTATCGTGATTCTGATAGAAGAGGTGGCACAAATGGTGCAAGGATTCGTCTTCTTCCAATGAAGAACTGGGAAATAAATCATCCAGAAGATTTACAAAACATAATATCAGTATATGAAAGAATTAAACAGGAGTTTGATAGCAAAAACAACAAAGGCAAAAGGGTCTCAATAGCAGACTTGATAGTCCTTGGAGGCTGTGTGGGTATTGAAGAATCTGTCAGAAAAGCTGGTTTCGATTTAAAGGTTCCCTTTATCCCTGGCAGAGTTGATGCCCTGCAGGAACAAATAGATCTTTCTTTTTATTCAGAAATGGAACCCTTTGCTGATGGCTTCAGAAATTATATAAAAGATGTAACTAAAAAGAATGCAGAATACTTACTTGTGGATAAGGCGCAACTTCTTCGTCTTACAGTTCCAGAAATGACAGTTCTGATTGGAGGTTTAAGGGTACTGGGAATTAATTATAAATATACTAATCACGGTGTATTCACTAACAGTCCAGGAGTCCTTTCCAATGATTTCTTTGTAAATCTTTTGGATATGTCCGTTGAGTGGAAGCCCGCTGATGAA encodes the following:
- the cobJ gene encoding precorrin-3B C(17)-methyltransferase, which translates into the protein MSKPLNTQNSNLTIAIFYLTRQGLNLAERLKALYPDASLLRFRSDIIPSLWKDSDALIFIMATGIVVRTIAPFINNKKIDPAVVVLDEKGKYAISLLSGHLGGANELAKKIAEFLGGEAVITTSSDINNLTPLDIWIKKHELVIENEDKLPQVATRLIDRGFLNVYSEGDMELPSDFIRVSEPHSADVVITNKDLRFMFNDSRLILRPKNLFVGIGCNSGTSEEEIEKALRKVLDDHGFSFLSIHSIATIDRKTEEPGLTEFARKYNFKIIPYTADELNSIIKGEHSKFPLSDSVFKATGAMAVAEPAALLASGSDGLSVRKQKIGNVTIAIAEKKFHKVIEDENKYSKKIYIIGTGPGDAGYIIPKAIEALRVSDVIIGYTTYIELIKDLVKDKEIISTGMTKEIERARMAVDLALSGRTVSVISGGDPGIYGMAGLVLEMIRKHELSLMHKGPKDKNPSLITHNSYLSIEIIPGISALNACAARLGAPLMHDFVCISLSDRLTEWSLIEKRLELAAQGDFVTVLFNPRSKGRPEHINRARDIFLKYRAPETPVGIVKGAMRKNERIVLTDLKHMPVHEIDMETTVIIGNSKTYIWNNWLITPRGYERKYTV
- a CDS encoding isoaspartyl peptidase/L-asparaginase, whose protein sequence is MRFGIIVHGGAGSPEDWRDGCERACERGFSILRNHGSALQAVIDAVRILEDDGRFNAGTGSVVRIDGKTIEMDAAIMDSTGRIAMVIAVRDVKNPVLLAQAILNTPHVAMAGEGATLLARKYGIEPHPGPSERALENYERIKKLLSEKRAEEINPLWKGFEIFTDTVGAVAMDINGIFAVASSTGGASPMLVGRVGDTPIVGCGFYAGSMGAIAVTGIGEEIIKRMVAKKIYEMIESGMDAEKAVEKIIASFPPEIPAGIIVITKDSAIAISNRKMAWAHMFE
- the katG gene encoding catalase/peroxidase HPI; translation: MEHQTKKQKRWITDWWPERLNLKILRQNCPYSNPYGATYDYPKEFETLNLEEVKEDLKKLMTTSQDWWPADFGHYGPLFIRLAWHSAGSYRIYDGRGGARTGDIRFPARVNWPDNMNLDKAVRLLWPVKQKYGKKLSWADLIILAGNVAIESMGCKTIGFGGGREDSWEPDEGVDWGPEQEMLRGKERFKEGKLEKPFAATEMGLIYVNPEGPEGNPDPAASAKEIREAFKRMGMNDEETVALVAGGHAFGKCHGACSDKYVGPDPDSSPIEQQGLGWKNNYLSGKGPDTFTSGFELAWSSTPTRFGISYLEFIFNYEWELTKSPAGKHQWVAKNATAIIPDAHDPNKKHPPMMLTTDLAFRFDPEYAKIARRFLENPEEFEKAFAKAWFKLTHRDLGPRECYYGPDVPDEVFIWQDPLPRRDYELIDEKDINELKDKIRSSGLSIRELIYTAWSSASTYRDSDRRGGTNGARIRLLPMKNWEINHPEDLQNIISVYERIKQEFDSKNNKGKRVSIADLIVLGGCVGIEESVRKAGFDLKVPFIPGRVDALQEQIDLSFYSEMEPFADGFRNYIKDVTKKNAEYLLVDKAQLLRLTVPEMTVLIGGLRVLGINYKYTNHGVFTNSPGVLSNDFFVNLLDMSVEWKPADEYSYVFNGYDSKNGSIRWTATRVDLIFGHHNELRAVCEVYGANDGKEKFIHDFISAWNKVMNLGRFDLNR
- a CDS encoding transcriptional repressor; translation: MKKLKSIAKEGLDDFIQRCKSSGLKITPQRIAIYKEVLNSSKHPSADAIYSSIKKSHPHISFDTVNRTLLTFVKTGIIQIVEGSGDVRRFDPNINQHHHFYCAGCGAIMDFHDEKYDSLEIPDEIKKRFLVKKIRVVLEGYCEKCKKA
- a CDS encoding BPL-N domain-containing protein, with amino-acid sequence MAYKTLKALGLSFELIRSEDIRKGCLKNYRMLFVPGGWASNKLRSLGIEGIEEIRRFVLRGGNYFGICGGAGLATIEGVGLLNIERKPTKQRVPSFSGRIELNIENHYIWKGLDSNIDSKCRIQDSCDADPSRIFYAWWPSQFVVNDKDINVVATFGNALPDAFSSDLNVGDVMEKGSWEEFENFYGINLNPERLKGEPAVVEGRYGDGRVLLSLIHFDTPGDENGAVVLKNIWEYLGDTEHSRIEYNPTCFIHQESVQSSKNHYFQTLHDCSSSIIDFGLRNFLWFWRTPMLLQWRRGVRGLEYCTLYIMTKELTALTEQETLQQQDLLLKDFTLFKEKALLLLMLERTDMQKGMITYEHSDNPDIKTLRVELFGNSKSYGGKFKQILDKIDQILYKKLISAPERI